The genomic DNA TGTGGAAGCGGTGGCGGGGCGGGTTCTATTACGCGGCGGTACCGGAGGGGAGCGGGAAGGCGGCGCCGGAGTCGTTGGGCGTGGCCTATGCGTCGCGCTGGGAAAGGGAGGAAGACGCAGAACGATTCGCCACCGCCTATGCAGGCGGCATCCGCAAGCGATACCAGCGAGCGACGGGTGCGGGAATGAACCGCTGGGACACCGATGAAGGACCGGTATCCATCGAAGTGGCAGGGAAGAGCGTGTTGGTTCTGGAAGGCTTCGACGACGACACTGCAGGGCGGCTGCGGGAGGCGTTCTTCCCAAGGGTGCAATTGTCGGCCGAGAAGTAGCTTTGGCGCGAGGGCCCAGCCCCTCCTCCTGATCCGAGCTTTGGCGTCGGGCTGAAGCCCGATCCTCCACCAGAGACGCAGGAAGCTGCGTCGCTACGAAGCCCCCTCATCCATCTCTCTGCGAAGGTTCGTGCTCTAATCGAGAGGACGGGATGACGCCCGTCAGGAGAGCGTGGATGGTGAAGACGCCAAGGTCCTGTGAAGTAGCGGCCAGATGGTTCCTGCTGGCTTTCCTGCTGGTGTCCTCGGCGGCGGCACAGACCGAGGCGCCTTCGGCTCCTGCGACTGCCCCGGCTTCGGTGGCGGCTCCGTCGAAGGATGCGCGCATCACGCCGGAGCAGGCCAAGCAGCTGCTCGAATCGGTGGATGAAGTGATGGCGCTGGTGAGCAAGCAGACCGGCCTGCCCATTCGCCATCCCGTGAAGCGAGCGCTGGCCAGCCGGGAGCAGGTGCGGGAGCACATCCGCGGACGCATGGCGGAGGATCAGGACGCGGAGCGCCTGCTGCGCTCCGAAGTGGTGCTGAAAAAATTCGGACTGCTGCCGCGCGACTTCGACCTGGGCGGATTCCTGCTGGACCTGTTCGAAGAGCAGGTGGCGGGTTTCTACGATATGAAGACGCAGACGGTGTACCTGCTGGACTGGGTGGATCCGGCGGTGCAGAAGCCGGTGATGGCGCACGAACTGACGCACGCGCTTCAGGACCAGATGGTTCCGTTGGAGAAGTGGGTACAGGGTTCGCGGCCGCCCAAGCCGGGCCTGTCGGATCCGGACGATCTGGACGCTGAGGCCGACGAGGAAAGCGTGGCGCGTTCTGCCGTGGTCGAGGGGCAGGGCATGGTGTCGCTGATTGAGTACGCCATGGATGCGGCGCGGAAATGGATGGCGGCGAACAACAACCAGGGCGACCCGTTCTCGGCGCCCGAGGTAGCGGGACTGCTGAACAGCGATGCGCCCACCGCCGTGCTGGAGCAGGCGCCCATGTTCCTGAAGGAGTCCCTGGCGTTCCCCTACACCTGGGGGCTGCGCTTCGAGCAGGAAGTGGATGCCCGGGCGGGGCGCGAGCGAGCGTTTGCCGGCGTGCTGCGCGATCCTCCGAAGAACAGCTACCAGGTGATGAATCCGCAGAGCTATCTGAAGGGCGAGACGTTCGCGCCCATGAAAGTGCCGAAGCTGGGCCCACTGGTTGCGCCTGCGTACCAGCCGTACGATTCCGGCTCGGTGGGTGCCATCGACGTGGCCCTGCTGCTGCGGCAGTACGGCCAGGACGCCGACGAAGCAGAAGCACTGGCGAGTAAATGGCGGGGCGGCATCTATTACGCTGCGCGCCGTAAGGGCGGGCCATGCCATCCGCCATCTTCGAAAGCGGGGATCATCCTGAAGGCGGTGCAGTGCATCCCGGAAACCTCGGCGTTGGCGATGGTGTATGTATCGCGCTGGGCGAGCCCGTCGGCCGCAGGCCGCTTCGCCGGGTTCTACGGAGCTGGCCTAGAGAGCCGCTACCGGCGCGTGACTGCCATCACCTCCGGTGTGAAGGGGAAGCGAGGACCGGGAAGTCGTCCGACCAGGTGGGCTACGGAGGAAGGGGTGGTGCGGGTTGAGGCGCACGGCGACCTGGTCGTGGTGATGGAAGGCTTCGACGAACGGACGGCAGCGCGCCTGCGTCGCAATCTTCTGGCAGCACTGCCATCGGGTTCGAAAGCGGGTCAGTAGATATTCGACTCGCGCTTCGCGCCGGTGTAGTCCACGTAGACGGCCTTCAGCTCAGTAAAGAAATCGATGGCCACGCGCCCCTGCTCGCGCAGGCCGACGCCGGTCGCCTTCATTCCACCGAAAGGAACCTGAGCTTCACCGCCCGTCGTGGGCGAGTTGATGTGCGTGATGCCGGTTTCGATGCGGTCGGCGAATTCGAACACCCGGGAGACGTTCTGGGTGTAGATGGAGGAACTCAGGCCGTAGACGACACCGTTGGCAACTTCCAGGGCGGTTTCGAAATCCGGCACGCGAATGACCGAGAGCACGGGCCCGAAGATTTCCTCCTGGGCGATGCGCATCCGGGGCTGCACGTGGTCGAAGATTGTGGGCTGGACGAAGTAGCCGCGTTGGTACTCGCCACTGCGCAGAGGGGCGCCCCCACAGACCAGGCGCGCGCCTTCCTGCTTGCCGATCTCGAGGTAGCGAAGGACAGTCTGGAACTGCGACTCGTCCACCGACGGCCCCACGTGCACGCCGGGTTGAGCGCCGTTTCCTACCTTCAGTTCTGCGGTGCGCTGGGCGAGGCGCCGGACGAATTCGTCGGCGACCGACTCCACCACGATGGCTCGGCTGGTGGCCGTGCAGCGCTGCCCGGTGGAGCCGAATGCGCCCTGGAGCGTGCTCTCCACGGCCAGGTTCAGGTCGGCATCTTCCAACACGACCAGCGGATTCTTGCCCCCCATCTCACACTGCACCCTTTTCATCTGGCGGGCGCCTTGGGCATATAAAGCGGAGCCCACCTCGTTCGATCCGGTGAAGCTGACAGCCTTGACCACCGGGTTTTCTACCAACTCGTCGCCGACTTCCGAGCCCGATCCCACCACCATGTTGAGCACGCCCGGCGGCAGACCGGCCTCTTGGAAGATCTCCACGACCTTCATCCCGGTGAAAGCCGTGATGGTGGCGGGCTTGAAGACGACGGTGTTGCCGGCTACCAAGGCGGGCGCGATCTTCCACACCGGTATGGCCACGGGAAAGTTCCAGGGAGTGATGCAGGCGACCACACCGAGCGGCTGCTTGACGGTGTAGGCGAGATTGCGAGGAAGCTCGGAGGGCAAGGTCTCGCCGCCGAGGCGGCGGGACTCGCCGGCCATGAAGTCCAGCACGTTGATCGAGCGCAGGATCTCACCGTTCGATTCGCTGAGGGTCTTGCCTTCTTCGCGAGTCAGAACGCGGCCGAGTTCCTGCTGGCGTTCGGTCATGATTTGTGCCGCGCGGGCGATCATGCGGCCGCGCAGCGGCGCAGGCGTGGCACGCCAGGCCGGGAAGGCTTCCGCGGCCGCCTGGATGGCGGCGCGGGCCTCCTCGCGCGTGGAGAGAGTCACGACGCCGACCAGGTCGTCGCGGTCCGCCGGGTTGCGCCGTTCCACCCTGCGCTCGCCGGCCGGTTGCATCCAGTGACCATTGACGAAGTTCAGGGCGCGGGCCAGCGTTGCCTCTGCTACAGCACTCATGGGATTTCTCCTCGAACCTAATCCGTGTTCGAACGGCTCTAATCTGCGGCCGCGGCAGATCCGGTATGGGCGCTCAAGGGACCATAGCTATCCGGACGGCGGTCGCGGAAGAACTGCCATACCTTGCGGACCTCGAGAATCCTGTCCAGGTCGAGGTCGGCAACCAGGACTTCATCCTTGTTTCGCGATGCCTGGGCAATGATCTTGCCTCGTGGGTCACAGAAGTAGCTCTTGCCATAGAACTCGCCGATGCTCCAGGGCTTCTCCGTGCCCACGCGATTGATGGCACCCACGAAATATCCGTTGGCGACGGCGTGGGCAGGCTGCTCCAGTTCCCAGAGATACTCGGAAAGTCCGGCGACGGTAGCCGAAGGATTGAACACGATCTCGGCGCCATTGAGCCCCAGAATGCGTGCGCCTTCGGGGAAATGCCGGTCATAGCAGATGTAAACGCCGACCTTGGCGTACTTGGTCGGGAAGACCGGGTAATCCAGGTCACCCGGAGTGAAGTAGAACTTTTCCCAGAATCCCGGGTGGCAATGGGGGATGTGATGCTTGCGGTATTTGCCCAGATAGCGGCCATCGGCGTCGATCACCGCGGCGGTGTTGAAGTAGAGCCCGGTCAGGTCTTCTTCGTAGACGGGCACGACCATCACCATCCGGTGGCGGGCGGCCACCTTCTGCATCAGCTTGACGGTCGGTCCGGCGGGTACTTTCTCGGCAAGCTCGTACCAGCGAACATCCTGCTCGGCGCAGAAATAAGGACCGTAGAAAAGTTCCTGGAGGCAGAGGATGCTTACACGCTTGCGGGCAGCCTGGTCGATCAGCTTGAGATGCTTTTGTACCATGGCCTGCTTGATCTCGGCCATGGAGCGACTCGGCCCGAGCACGTTCCGCGCCTGTATCAGGCCGCAGCGGATGGTGCGAGGCATAAGGGACCTCCCGACAAGGCGACACTATAGTCGCCGCGCGGTAGTGGTTCAAGACGGGCAAACGGCAAACCAGGGAACGCGAGCCAGCTTGCGGTCGGGCTAGTAGGTTTGGCTGCGCCCCGTCTTGCGCCACAAGTCGAACAGGGCGCGGCAGTCTTCGGAAGGCACCGCCTCGACTCGCAGGCTGCTGCCGCCAAGCTCGGCAAGTTGACGTGCCGAAACATGGAGTTCGGAGAAGCCGGCCGCGGCGGCATCGGCGATGGTGGCGCCATATAGCACGCGATCGATCTTTGCCCAGTGGATGGCGCTCAGGCACATGGGGCATGGTTCGCAGGTGGAAAACAGCTCACAACCGCTCAGTTCGATAGCTTGCAGTGCCCGTGCAGCCTGCCGGATGGCGTTGACTTCCGCATGGGCAGTGGGATCACAGTCTCGCCAAACGGTGTTATGAGCGGCGGCTACGACCGCTCCTTGGCGCACAATGACGGCCGCAAACGGGGTCTGGCCGGCGGCAATGCCCTCACGCGCCTTCTCCACCGCCAATCGCCAGAACTGTTCGTTCAAGGTGCCTCCAAGGTGCCATCCGCCCTGTTGCCTTGGCCATCCTATCAGCTATCATGCACCGACCCATTAGGCCAGGGAGGCCCATGAAAGGAGCAAGCCGCCAGAAAGAACAACTTCCCATCGGGCAGCGCCGCCGCATGATCCGCGCCGCGCGCGCGGCCATGAGAAGGGCGTACGCGCCCTATTCCAGGTTCCACGTCGGCAGTGCCGTTCTGACGGAACGAGGGACGGTTCACACGGGGTGCAATGTCGAGAACTCCTCCTACGGCCTTACGAACTGCGCGGAAGTTAATGCGATTCAGTCGGCGATCACCAAGGAAGGGGCAGGCATGAAGATTCGGGCCGTAGTGGTCGTCAACAGTAGAAATCTGCCTTGTGCTCCCTGCGGCGCTTGCCGGCAGGTGATCTTCGAGTTCGGCCCGGACGCGGTGGTTCTGTACACGGCCGCGGAGGGTTGGAAGCAACGTCACATCTCTGAACTGCTGCCGGACAGCTTCCGCCTATGAAGAGGGAACCTTGACCGCAATAGTCGGATTGAAGGTTCTGCTGAGTCGTGACCAGATCGCCGGGCGTGTGGCCGAGATGGGCGCGGAGATAACCCGGGACTTCCAAGGCCAGTCGGTGTTGCTGGTGGGCGTGCTGAAAGGCGCCACCATCTTCCTCAGTGACCTGGCGCGCCACGTCAAGCTGGATGCCACGTTCGACTTCTTCGGGGTTGCGAGCTACGGCGACCGGACTGCCAATACCGGAGAAGTGCGGCTGACGAAGGACGTGGATCAATCCATGGAAGGGAAGAACGTGATCCTGGTGGAAGATATCCTGGACACCGGTCTGACGCTCACCTATTTGAAGAGCGTGATTGCTGCGCACCAGCCACGAATGCTGCGAGTAGCCGCGCTCCTGGATAAACCGGCCCGCCGCCAGGTGCTGGTCACCGCCGACTATGTGGGCTTCGAGATCCCCAACCAGTTCGTTGTCGGTTACGGCCTGGATTACGGAGAGCGCTACCGGAATCTGAAGGACATCTGTATTCTGCCGCCGGAAGCCATCGACGAACCGGAAGGGCCAAGCCGAGCCTGACGGGACGCGCCATGCAGAGTGTTCCACATGATCACGCGGCGGTCGGAGCCGGCACCTCCGACTGGCGCAGCGCAGCAAGACTGATCGACCACACGCTGCTGCGGCCGGAGGCTACGGCTGCCGCGGTAGCACGCCTTTGCAAGGAGGCCCTGCACTTCCAGTTTGCAGCGGTTTGCATAAACCCCATGCATGTCGCGCTGGCGGCCTGGGAGCTGCGCGATACTCCCGTGCGAGTGGCGGCGGTGGTGGGATTTCCGCTCGGGGCCACGCTGGCCACCGTCAAGCGTTTTGAGGCTGCGGAGGCCATCCGACTGGGCGCGGACGAACTGGACATGGTGCTGAACGTGGGTGCGCTGAAAGCCGGGGACCGACGCCTGGTCGAAAACGACATCCGAACCGTCACCCGTCCCGCGCACGAGACCGGGGTTCTGGTGAAGGTGATCCTGGAGACGGCATTACTCACCCAAGAAGAAAAGGTAACGGCTTGCGAGTTGGCGCTGGCTGCCGAGGCTGACTTTGTGAAGACGAGCACAGGATTCGGCGGTGGTGGCGCCACCGCGGCAGATGTCGCGTTAATGCGTGGCGTGGTGGGGAACCGGGCGGGAGTGAAGGCTGCCGGCGGGATCCGCACGGCCGCCGACGTGGCCACGATGGTAGCGGCGGGCGCCGACCGCATCGGAACGAGCAACGGAGTCGCTATCATGCGGGAGTTGTCAGCACCGCCACTTGCGCCGAACGGACCGGCGAACTCATCGCCCGGGTATTGAGGCCCTCCGCTTGGCGCGCTCCAACCACTGTAGCCAAGGAGCATCTTCCCCGAACAGGCCATCGGCGATTAAGCTCTTGCGTTCCCGCCCTGCAGCTCTCAGGAGGACTGGTCAGCGATGCGTGCAACCGAAGTAATCCGTCGTAAGCGCGATGGCCTGGAGCTGAGTCGGGAGGAGATCAGCTTCATCGTGCTCGGCGCCTCGAAGGAGGAGATCCCGGACTACCAATTGGCGGCATGGCTGATGGCCGTGGTGCTGCGGGGCATGACCAGAGCCGAACTTGAGGCTCTGACCGATGCGATGCTGCATTCAGGACAGGTTCTGGATTTCTCCGACCTGCCCGGGCACAAGGTGGGCAAACACTCGACCGGAGGCGTCGGCGACAAGACCTCGCTGGTGATTGCCCCCCTCGCGGCCGCGGGAGGGTTGGTGGTGCCGATGATCAGCGGCCGCGGCCTCGGCCATACGGGCGGGACGCTGGATAAGCTGGAGTCGATTCCGGGCTTCAACGTCAACCTGACGCTGGAACAATTTCGGCGTCAACTGCGGCAGTGCGGCTGCGCCCTGATCGGGCAGACAACCGAAATCGCGCCCGCCGACCGCAAGATGTATGCATTGCGCGACGTGACCTCGACGGTGGAGAGTCCGTACCTGATCAGCGCCTCCATCATGAGCAAGAAGCTGGCGGAAGGGATCGACTCGCTGGTGTTGGACGTGAAGACGGGAAGCGGCGCCTTCATGAAAGAAGAAGAAGACGCGATGTTTCTGGCGAAGCTGATGGTGGAAACCGGGCAGCAGATGGGGAAGCAAGTGGTGGCGCTGATCACGGACATGGACCAGCCCCTGGGTTACAACGTCGGCAATGCGCTCGAAGTCCGTGAATGCGTCGAAGTGCTGCGCGGTGAGGGGCCCGCCGATCTGCGCGAACTGTGCCTGGAACTCTCGGCGTGGATGTTCCATCTGGGGGGATTAGCGGATAGCGTGGCTGCGGGGAGGACGACGGCCGAGAAGGTACTAGGGAGTGGGCAGGCGCTGGAGAGGTTCCGGGAGATCATCCGTCTGCAAGGCGGGGATGCGGACGTGCTGGACGATCTCAATCGCTTGCCACAGGCCAGCCACCAACTGGTCGTACGAGCCGCGAGCGGCGGCTACGTGGGGCACATTGCGTGCGAGCAAGTCGGCATCGCCAGCATGCTGTTGGGCGGCGGTCGGGAAAAGAAGGAAGATCCGGTCGATCCTGCGGTGGGAGTCGTCCTGCACAAGAAGGTTTGTGACAAGGTGGCAACGGGCGAGCCGCTGTGCACGCTTCACTACAATTCGGAATGGCGCCTGGAGGAAGCACGCCAGATGATGGAGCAGAGTTATTCAATCGTCCCCGGCCCGCCTGCTTCGCCGGCTGGCCTGGTGCATCGCGTCATCCGGACCACGTCCGGCTGAAGGAGCTCGCATGGAGCGATTTTCCGGTTTGCTGGGAGTGCTCGCTTTGCTGGGTCTGGCCTGGGCGTTTTCCACCGACCGTCGCGCGATTCGTCTCAAGACGGTACTCTGGGGCCTGAGCCTGCAGCTAGTGTTCGCTTTGCTGGTGCTGCGCGTCGAATACGGGCGCACGGTGCTGGCCACTGCCGGCGCGGCAGTGACGCAGATGCTGGAGTATTCCTTTGCTGGCTCCAAGTTCGTTTTCGGTGACCTGGGGGCAAAGGACTCTCCCATGGGGTTCTTTTTTGCCTTCATGGTGCTACCCACCATCATCTTCATTTCGGCGTTCTTTGCGCTGCTTTATCACTTTGGGATCATGCAGTTCATTATCCGGCAGGCAGCGCGAGTGATGACGCGCCTGATGGGAGTGAGCGGCGCGGAGTCGCTCGACGTGGCGGCGAGCATCTTCATGGGACAGACCGAAGCGCCGCTCACAGTACGGCCGTACTTGCCCAAGGCCACGCGCTCGGAATTGATGACCATCATGACGGCGGGCATGGCCCACGTCTCTGGTGGCATCATGGGCGCGTACATCCTGTATGGCATCGAAGCCAAGCACCTGTTGGCGGCGGTGATCATGACCGCGCCGGGCACCATCCTGCTGGCCAAGATGCTGGTCCCTGAAACCGAACAGCCGGTTACTGCCGGCCGCGTGGATACAGTCGCGGCCGAGATGCCCAAGGACGAAAACTTCCTGGGCGCGATCTCACGCGGAACGCTCGACGGGCTGCATTTGGCCTTGAACGTGGCGGCGATGCTGATCGCTTTCCTGGCGCTGATTGCGCTGCTTAACGGGATCCTAGGCGGCATCCACAACTTGCTTGCCGCGCGCGGCTTTGTCTATTTTCCCGCCAGCATGGAGGAGATCCTGGGAGTGGCATTTGGCCCCATCGCCTGGCTCATAGGCGTGCCTGCGAAAGACATGATGGCGGTCGGCAACCTGTTGGGAACCCGCATGGTGCTGAACGAGCTGGTCGCGTATTCGATGCTGGGGACGCAGAAGGCAGCGCTCGATCCGAGATCGTTCACGATTGCGACGTTCGCACTCTGCGGATTCGCCAATTTCAGCTCCATCGGCATCCAGATCGGCGGTATTGGCGCTCTGGCGCCGAACAAACGTGACGTCCTGGCGCGGCTCGGGATCCGCGCCATGCTTGCCGGCACGATGGCCAACCTGATGTCAGCAGCCATCGTCGGCATTGTGATGTGAGGCCGAGCGATGGAGGAACCAGTCGCGGGGAGTGAGTTCGAGCGGGCGAAGCAAGCTGCCGCAGCGGTCCGCGCGCGCACCCGCTTGCATCCTCAAGTGGCCTTGGTCCTCGGCTCCGGTCTGGGCGCCTTCGCCGATACCCTGGCCGGGGCAGTCCGCATCCCTTACCACGAAATTCCGCACTTTCCGCGTCCGACGGCTGAGGGTCATGCTGGCAATCTGGTGTTGGGCCGCGTGGGTACCGCAGTGGTCGCGGCCATGCAGGGGCGCGTCCACTATTACGAAGGACGCCCGCTGCGCGAGGTCGTTTTCCCGATCCGCGTGCTGGGATACCTCGGCGTGGGCGCCGCCATCCTGACCAGCGCGGCAGGCGGCATCCATCCCAGCTATGGCCAAGGCGGCCTGGTGGTGCTACGCGACCACATCAACCTGCAAGGTTCGAACCCGCTCATCGGCCCGAACGAGGAAAAACTGGGTCCGCGGTTTGTGGACATGACGGAAGCCTACGACCGTCGCTACCGGGAGATTGCCCTCGAAGAAGGACAACGTCTGGATATTGCGATGCACGAAGGCGTATATGCCGCCGTCTCCGGCCCAAGCTACGAGACGCCCGCCGAAATC from Terriglobales bacterium includes the following:
- a CDS encoding aldehyde dehydrogenase family protein; its protein translation is MSAVAEATLARALNFVNGHWMQPAGERRVERRNPADRDDLVGVVTLSTREEARAAIQAAAEAFPAWRATPAPLRGRMIARAAQIMTERQQELGRVLTREEGKTLSESNGEILRSINVLDFMAGESRRLGGETLPSELPRNLAYTVKQPLGVVACITPWNFPVAIPVWKIAPALVAGNTVVFKPATITAFTGMKVVEIFQEAGLPPGVLNMVVGSGSEVGDELVENPVVKAVSFTGSNEVGSALYAQGARQMKRVQCEMGGKNPLVVLEDADLNLAVESTLQGAFGSTGQRCTATSRAIVVESVADEFVRRLAQRTAELKVGNGAQPGVHVGPSVDESQFQTVLRYLEIGKQEGARLVCGGAPLRSGEYQRGYFVQPTIFDHVQPRMRIAQEEIFGPVLSVIRVPDFETALEVANGVVYGLSSSIYTQNVSRVFEFADRIETGITHINSPTTGGEAQVPFGGMKATGVGLREQGRVAIDFFTELKAVYVDYTGAKRESNIY
- a CDS encoding nitrilase-related carbon-nitrogen hydrolase, whose protein sequence is MPRTIRCGLIQARNVLGPSRSMAEIKQAMVQKHLKLIDQAARKRVSILCLQELFYGPYFCAEQDVRWYELAEKVPAGPTVKLMQKVAARHRMVMVVPVYEEDLTGLYFNTAAVIDADGRYLGKYRKHHIPHCHPGFWEKFYFTPGDLDYPVFPTKYAKVGVYICYDRHFPEGARILGLNGAEIVFNPSATVAGLSEYLWELEQPAHAVANGYFVGAINRVGTEKPWSIGEFYGKSYFCDPRGKIIAQASRNKDEVLVADLDLDRILEVRKVWQFFRDRRPDSYGPLSAHTGSAAAAD
- a CDS encoding nucleoside deaminase; this encodes MNEQFWRLAVEKAREGIAAGQTPFAAVIVRQGAVVAAAHNTVWRDCDPTAHAEVNAIRQAARALQAIELSGCELFSTCEPCPMCLSAIHWAKIDRVLYGATIADAAAAGFSELHVSARQLAELGGSSLRVEAVPSEDCRALFDLWRKTGRSQTY
- a CDS encoding cytidine deaminase gives rise to the protein MKGASRQKEQLPIGQRRRMIRAARAAMRRAYAPYSRFHVGSAVLTERGTVHTGCNVENSSYGLTNCAEVNAIQSAITKEGAGMKIRAVVVVNSRNLPCAPCGACRQVIFEFGPDAVVLYTAAEGWKQRHISELLPDSFRL
- the hpt gene encoding hypoxanthine phosphoribosyltransferase, which translates into the protein MTAIVGLKVLLSRDQIAGRVAEMGAEITRDFQGQSVLLVGVLKGATIFLSDLARHVKLDATFDFFGVASYGDRTANTGEVRLTKDVDQSMEGKNVILVEDILDTGLTLTYLKSVIAAHQPRMLRVAALLDKPARRQVLVTADYVGFEIPNQFVVGYGLDYGERYRNLKDICILPPEAIDEPEGPSRA
- the deoC gene encoding deoxyribose-phosphate aldolase gives rise to the protein MQSVPHDHAAVGAGTSDWRSAARLIDHTLLRPEATAAAVARLCKEALHFQFAAVCINPMHVALAAWELRDTPVRVAAVVGFPLGATLATVKRFEAAEAIRLGADELDMVLNVGALKAGDRRLVENDIRTVTRPAHETGVLVKVILETALLTQEEKVTACELALAAEADFVKTSTGFGGGGATAADVALMRGVVGNRAGVKAAGGIRTAADVATMVAAGADRIGTSNGVAIMRELSAPPLAPNGPANSSPGY
- a CDS encoding thymidine phosphorylase codes for the protein MRATEVIRRKRDGLELSREEISFIVLGASKEEIPDYQLAAWLMAVVLRGMTRAELEALTDAMLHSGQVLDFSDLPGHKVGKHSTGGVGDKTSLVIAPLAAAGGLVVPMISGRGLGHTGGTLDKLESIPGFNVNLTLEQFRRQLRQCGCALIGQTTEIAPADRKMYALRDVTSTVESPYLISASIMSKKLAEGIDSLVLDVKTGSGAFMKEEEDAMFLAKLMVETGQQMGKQVVALITDMDQPLGYNVGNALEVRECVEVLRGEGPADLRELCLELSAWMFHLGGLADSVAAGRTTAEKVLGSGQALERFREIIRLQGGDADVLDDLNRLPQASHQLVVRAASGGYVGHIACEQVGIASMLLGGGREKKEDPVDPAVGVVLHKKVCDKVATGEPLCTLHYNSEWRLEEARQMMEQSYSIVPGPPASPAGLVHRVIRTTSG
- a CDS encoding nucleoside transporter C-terminal domain-containing protein; this translates as MERFSGLLGVLALLGLAWAFSTDRRAIRLKTVLWGLSLQLVFALLVLRVEYGRTVLATAGAAVTQMLEYSFAGSKFVFGDLGAKDSPMGFFFAFMVLPTIIFISAFFALLYHFGIMQFIIRQAARVMTRLMGVSGAESLDVAASIFMGQTEAPLTVRPYLPKATRSELMTIMTAGMAHVSGGIMGAYILYGIEAKHLLAAVIMTAPGTILLAKMLVPETEQPVTAGRVDTVAAEMPKDENFLGAISRGTLDGLHLALNVAAMLIAFLALIALLNGILGGIHNLLAARGFVYFPASMEEILGVAFGPIAWLIGVPAKDMMAVGNLLGTRMVLNELVAYSMLGTQKAALDPRSFTIATFALCGFANFSSIGIQIGGIGALAPNKRDVLARLGIRAMLAGTMANLMSAAIVGIVM
- a CDS encoding purine-nucleoside phosphorylase, producing the protein MEEPVAGSEFERAKQAAAAVRARTRLHPQVALVLGSGLGAFADTLAGAVRIPYHEIPHFPRPTAEGHAGNLVLGRVGTAVVAAMQGRVHYYEGRPLREVVFPIRVLGYLGVGAAILTSAAGGIHPSYGQGGLVVLRDHINLQGSNPLIGPNEEKLGPRFVDMTEAYDRRYREIALEEGQRLDIAMHEGVYAAVSGPSYETPAEIGFLRAIGADLVGMSTVPEVIAARHMGIRCLAISCVTNLAAGITGAPLSHQEVIETGERVRGKFAALLEAVIPRIAEDSKPPARR